Below is a window of Streptomyces qaidamensis DNA.
CCAACGCGCCGTCCCGCATCTGGAACGTCGGCAACCGGTCCGCGTACAGCCGTTTCAGCTCGTGGTAGAGCGGCTTCTCGCGGCCGTCCCCGTCGATCGCCGCCCAGGACGTCACGGGCCAGCAGTCGTTGAGCTGCCAGACGACCGTGCCCGCGCACACCGGCCAGTGGGAGCGCCAGTGCTCGATCCCGGCCGCGACCGCCCGCGCCTGGTTCAGCTGCATGAGGTAGTGCCAGCGGTCGAAGTCCCCGTCCGGCACGGCGAAATGCCGCCGGAGCCCCCGCTCCAGCTTGCCGTTGCCGTCGTCGGCCTTCTGGTGGTGCAGCATGCCGGGCGAGTCCGGCGCGAGCTCCTCCCCGGGCAGCGCCCGGCGCAGCGTGCTGTACGCGGGCGGCGCCTGCCAGCCGAATTCGGCGACGAAACGCGGCACGCTCAGCCGGTAGTCCGCGTAGTCCTGCCGGTTCCACACCTCCCACGAGTGGTGGGTGCCGTGCGCCGGGTCGTTCGGGTGGTGGTCCCAGGATCCGGACCAGGGGCTGCCCGCGGTGTACGGCCGGGTCGGGTCCAACTCGGCCACCGCACGCGGCAGTACGCCCAGGTAGTAGCCCTCGCCCCAGGAATCCCCGGCCAGCCGCGGCTCCCACTCCCAGTCCCGGAAGCCCCACAGGTTCTCGTTGTTGCCGTTCCACAGCACGAGCGACGGGTGCGGCATCAGCCGCACGACGTTCTCCCGCGCCTCGGCCTCCACCTCGCCGCGCAGCGGCTGCTCCTCCGGGTAGGCCGCGCACGCGAACGGGAAGTCCTGCCAGACCAGCAGCCCCAGTTCGTCGCAGGCGTCGTAGAAGTCCGCGCTCTCGTAGATCCCGCCGCCCCAGATCCGCACGAGGTCCACGCCCGCGCCGGCCGCCTGCTCCAGCCGCTCCCGGTAGCGCTCGCGGGTGATCCGGGACGGGAAGACGTCGTCGGGGATCCAGTTGACGCCCCGCGCGAAGAGCCGCTCGCCGTTGACGACGAGGGTGAAGCCGGTGCCGTGCGCGTCGGGCCCCCGGTCCAGCTCCACCGTCCGGAAGCCGACCCGCCGCCGCCACACGTCCAGTGCCTCCTCGCCGTGCAGCAGCTTCAGCTCCACGTCGTAGAGCGGCTGTTCGCCGTACCCGCGCGGCCACCACAGCCGCGCGTCCGGCACCCGCAGCCGTACGACCCCGCCTGACCCCTCGATCTCGGCCCGCGCCCGCACCCCAGCGACGGTCGCCTCCACGGCGAGCGGCGCCTCGACCCGGGTCCGCTCGACGTCGACGGCCAGCTCGACGACGCCCGTGCCCTCCTCGACGGTGACCAGCGGCCGCACCCGGGCGATCCGGGCCGTCGACCAGTGCTCCAGGCGCACCGGCCGCCAGATCCCGGCCGTCACCAGGGTCGGCCCCCAGTCCCAGCCGAAGGAGCAGGCCATCTTGCGCAGGTACTGGTACGGCTCGGCGTAGGCGGCGGGCCGCTCGCCCACCCGGCCCCGCACGGCCTCCGCCTCGGCGTAGGCGGAGACGAACCGCACGGACAGCCGCCCGGACAGGCCCGTCACGTCGAACCGGTACGAGCGGTGCATGTTGCGCACCTTCCCCAGCAGCCGCCCGTCCAGGGAGATCTCGGCGACGGTGTCGAGCCCCTCGAAGACCAGGTCGGTCTGCTCCTGCCCCCACGAGCCGCCGATCTCCCGCTCGTACGTCCAGTCCCGGCGCCCCACCCACGCCACCTCGGTCTCGTTCCGGCCGAGGAACGGGTCCGGGACGAGCCCGGCCGCCATCAGGTCGGTGTGCACGCAGCCGGGCACGGCGGCCGGCAGCGTGTCCGAGTCGTGCCGCAGGATCCATCCCTCGCCGAGCGGTGTCGCCTCCAGCATGCGCACTCCCTTAACCGGTTCAGTGAAGAGTCGTGTGTCGGTTTCGCATCGTTGGCGGGATTGGGACTTTACCGGTTGAGTGCGCGCTGTCAGAGTTCCGAACCAGCCATACCGCACGTGCTCGTCCGTCCCGAGTTCCCCTCCGCGAACGGAGCTGATGCACATGAACCGCCGTACCCTCCTCGCCCTGGCAGCAGGGGCCGCCCTGCTGGCCTCCGGCTGCACCGGCACGGGAGGCTCCTCGAAGGGTGCCGACGCCGAGGCGCCCGACGATCCCGCCAAGGTCAGCGGGACCATCACCGTCCTCACCCACCGGACCGACCTCGTGCAGGACGGGACGATGAAGAAGTACGCCGCCGAGTTCAACAAGACGTACCCGAAGGTCAAGGTCGAGTTCGACGGCATCACCGACTATGAGGGCGAAGTCAAGATCCGTATGAACACGGAGAACTACGGCGACGTCCTCATGATCCCCGCGGTGATCGAGAAGAAGGACTACCCGAAGTTCTTTGCCTCGTTGGGCAGCCAGGAGGAGCGGAGCAAGAAGTACCGCTTCACCGACTTCACCGCCGTCGGCGGCAAGGCCTACGGCCAGAGCCCGCTCGGCGCGCTCCCCGGGTTCATCTACAACAAGAAGGTGTG
It encodes the following:
- a CDS encoding glycoside hydrolase family 2 protein; this translates as MLEATPLGEGWILRHDSDTLPAAVPGCVHTDLMAAGLVPDPFLGRNETEVAWVGRRDWTYEREIGGSWGQEQTDLVFEGLDTVAEISLDGRLLGKVRNMHRSYRFDVTGLSGRLSVRFVSAYAEAEAVRGRVGERPAAYAEPYQYLRKMACSFGWDWGPTLVTAGIWRPVRLEHWSTARIARVRPLVTVEEGTGVVELAVDVERTRVEAPLAVEATVAGVRARAEIEGSGGVVRLRVPDARLWWPRGYGEQPLYDVELKLLHGEEALDVWRRRVGFRTVELDRGPDAHGTGFTLVVNGERLFARGVNWIPDDVFPSRITRERYRERLEQAAGAGVDLVRIWGGGIYESADFYDACDELGLLVWQDFPFACAAYPEEQPLRGEVEAEARENVVRLMPHPSLVLWNGNNENLWGFRDWEWEPRLAGDSWGEGYYLGVLPRAVAELDPTRPYTAGSPWSGSWDHHPNDPAHGTHHSWEVWNRQDYADYRLSVPRFVAEFGWQAPPAYSTLRRALPGEELAPDSPGMLHHQKADDGNGKLERGLRRHFAVPDGDFDRWHYLMQLNQARAVAAGIEHWRSHWPVCAGTVVWQLNDCWPVTSWAAIDGDGREKPLYHELKRLYADRLPTFQMRDGALVLAAVNQGPEEWRGTLTLRRLSVEGEVLGRKDVDLAAGRRAVARVGVPRELLPAGPGEFLVADVDGLRALHFPVPDREVPYPAPEFDVGLAPGGITVTARTLVRDLLLQADRLDPGARADRGLVTLLPGEEVTIGVRGWKTPDAKTARSALYCVEPTR